A genome region from Paramisgurnus dabryanus chromosome 12, PD_genome_1.1, whole genome shotgun sequence includes the following:
- the LOC135737911 gene encoding trace amine-associated receptor 4-like gives MSFNETENILLCYPLHPDSCPRAHRLTVVKVAMYAFMLLMILMTVFGNLLIIISISHFKQLQSPTHLIVQSLAVCDCLQGLLVMPYSMMRSVEGCWFLGDVICKVHSSLDLTFSISSLIHLSLISVDRYLAICDPLKYKMRITNNTVTVLITLTWIFSFVYSFSVVFSGMNAVGLEALILQMSCFGGCGMFFNKEWGLTSVILSFIIPGTIMSSLYVIIFNVVKKHAKVLSEKVSVTTTGVNSQSSAHRERKAAKTLALVMGVFFLCWLPLSISAAVDPFFNFVTPADVYEALFWFAYFNSTCNPLIYGFFYPCFQKAFKTLIFTYICGFNHSDTLTFE, from the coding sequence ATGTCTTTCAATGAGACTGAGAATATTCTCCTGTGTTATCCTTTACATCCAGACTCTTGTCCTAGAGCTCATCGTCTCACTGTTGTTAAAGTGGCAATGTATGCTTTCATGTTACTCATGATCCTCATGACAGTTTTTGGGAATCTGTTGAtcatcatctccatctctcacttcaaaCAGCTTCAGTCTCCAACTCATCTGATCGTTCAGTCATTGGCTGTGTGTGACTGTCTGCAGGGTTTACTGGTGATGCCCTACAGTATGATGCGATCTGTCGAGGGCTGCTGGTTTTTGGGAGATGTTATTTGTAAAGTTCATTCGAGCTTGGACTTGACCTTCAGTATCTCTTCTTTAATACACCTTAGTTTAATATCTGTTGATAGATACTTGGCCATCTGTGACCCGCTGAAGTACAAAATGAGGATCACAAACAACACTGTGACTGTATTAATAACCCTTACATGGATCTTTTCATTTGTGTACAGCTTTTCTGTTGTGTTTTCAGGGATGAATGCTGTTGGTCTTGAAGCTTTAATATTACAGATGTCTTGTTTTGGTGGCTGTGGTatgttttttaacaaagaaTGGGGACTTACTAGtgtcattttgtcatttattattCCAGGAACTATAATGAGCTCTCTGTATGTTATCATATTCAATGTTGTGAAAAAACACGCAAAGGTTTTGTCAGAGAAAGTGTCTGTGACCACCACAGGTGTTAACAGTCAAAGCTCTGcacacagagaaagaaaagcaGCTAAAACTCTGGCTCTTGTTATGGGCGTTTTCTTTCTCTGCTGGCTGCCTTTATCAATTTCTGCTGCTGTTGACCCTTTCTTTAATTTTGTGACCCCAGCTGATGTTTATGAGGCTTTATTTTGGTTTGCATATTTTAACTCAACTTGTAATCCTTTGATCTATGGATTTTTCTATCCTTGCTTTCAGAAGGCCTTTAAGACTCTCATATTCACTTATATCTGTGGATTCAATCATTCAGATACTCTGACATTTGaataa
- the LOC135738588 gene encoding trace amine-associated receptor 4-like yields the protein MSSNETENILLCYPSHPDSCPRAHRPTLVKVTMYAFVSLMILMTVFGNLLIIISISHFKQLQSPTHLIVQSLAVCDCLLGLLVMPYSMVRSVEGCWFLGNVICKVHSSLDLTFGISSLIHLSLISIDRYLAICDPLKYKMRVTNNTVTVFITFTWIFSFVYSFSVVFSGVFAVGLEGFILQVSCFGGCVVFFNKEWGLTCVILAIIIPGTIMSSLYIIIFTVVRKHTKVLSEKVSVTTTGVNSQSSAHRERKAAKTLALVMGVFFICWLPYAIATAVDPFLHFVTPADVFEALGCFAYLNSTCNPLIYGFFYPCFQKAFKTLISTYICGFNHSHTLIIRNHIHLNVN from the coding sequence ATGTCTTCCAATGAGACTGAGAATATTCTTCTGTGTTATCCTTCACATCCAGACTCTTGTCCTAGAGCTCATCGTCCCACTTTGGTTAAAGTGACAATGTATGCTTTTGTTTCACTCATGATCCTCATGACAGTTTTTGGGAATTTGCTGAtcatcatctccatctctcacttcaaaCAGCTTCAGTCTCCAACTCATCTGATCGTTCAGTCATTGGCTGTGTGTGACTGTCTGCTGGGTTTACTGGTGATGCCCTACAGTATGGTGCGATCTGTCGAGGGCTGCTGGTTTTTGGGAAATGTTATTTGTAAAGTTCATTCTAGTTTGGACCTGACCTTCGGTATCTCTTCTTTAATACATCTTAGTTTAATATCTATTGATAGATACTTGGCCATCTGTGACCCTCTGAAGTACAAAATGAGGGTCACGAACAACACTGTTACTGTATTTATCACATTTACATGGATCTTTTCATTTGTGTACAGCTTTTCTGTTGTATTTTCAGGGGTGTTTGCTGTTGGTCTTGAAGGTTTTATATTACAGGTGTCTTGTTTTGGTGgctgtgttgtgttttttaacaaagAATGGGGGCTAACTTGTGTAATCTTGGCAATTATTATTCCAGGAACTATAATGAGCTCTCTGTATATCATCATATTCACTgttgtgagaaaacacacaaaggTTTTGTCAGAGAAAGTGTCTGTGACCACCACAGGTGTAAACAGTCAAAGCTCTGcacacagagaaagaaaagcaGCTAAAACTCTGGCTCTTGTTATGGGCGTTTTCTTTATTTGCTGGCTCCCTTATGCTATTGCCACTGCTGTCGACCCTTTCCTTCATTTTGTGACCCCAGCtgatgtttttgaagctttagGTTGTTTTGCATATTTAAACTCAACTTGTAATCCTTTGATCTATGGATTTTTCTATCCTTGCTTTCAGAAGGCCTTTAAGACTCTCATATCCACTTATATTTGTGGATTCAATCATTCACATACACTGATTATCAGAAATCATATTCATTTAAATGTCAATTAA